DNA sequence from the Pseudodesulfovibrio sp. S3 genome:
TACCTGACCGGTAAAAATGACGACCGGAATGGAATCGGCATACGCCGTTGCAATGCCGGTAACCGTATTGGTGGCTCCGGGACCGGAAGTGACAAGACATACCCCTACCTGCCCGGTGGCCCTGGCATAACCGTCAGCAGCATGAATCGCGCCCTGCTCGTGACGCACTAGAATATGCTCGACAGACGACTTGGGTATCTCATCATAAATGTCGATCACGGCTCCCCCGGGGAAACCGAACATGACATCAACACCTTCCATTTCCAGACTCTTGAGAAGGATCTGGGCCCCGGTCAATTTCATACTATGCCTCCGATTCGCGATATGCTTTGAGCAGACCCAACAACGTGGTCTTGCCGGCCAGCTTCTTCTTCTTGAGTTCCTTCACTTCCTGGATCTCAGTGGGAGACAGATAGGTCTTGGATTCAAGCTTATCCAGCATCTTTTCGTACGTGATATGTTGTTCCCACAGAGCCTTGATTTGCGTATCTTCGGCCCCGTACTTCTCAATGAGTTCAAGGTCTTTGGCTTCCATGTGCAGCTCCTTTTTACAGGTTATCGCGTTCAACCCCCTGAAAGAAGACTCTTCCAGTCCGGCTCGACCGCGGTATTGAGTATCAGACGTTTTCTCCGGTTTGTATACCCGGATACGATCACAACCTGATTTTTTTTCAATTTCAACAACTCAGCCAGAAATTTCACCAACCCCTTGTTGGCCTTGTTATCCACGGCCGGAGCATTGAGGCGTATTTTCAAGCACTCCTGGTACTCACCGGCAATCTCGTTCTTCTTTGCTCCCGGCTGCGCCCATACGTCCAGACACCACCCTTCTTCATCCCGGCTGACAAATACTGGTCTGGAAATAACCCTTCCCCGCCCTACTCGGCTTTTTTCAGATACTTGAGCTTGGACTCGATCTCCTCGATCTTGTCCCGCTCGGGATTGCTCATCTCCAACATCTCCAGATGCGAGTTGAGCAGACCTTTGAGCTGGATCTCGAACTGGGTCCGGGTCCGCTTCAGGGATTCTATTTCCTCGTGCATCTGAGCCAGACGGCTGTGCCCCTTCTGGACAGTGGCGTCCGCCCTGGTCCGCGCCTCATCCAGAATGAGCTGCGCCTCCTTGCTGGCTGCCACCTTGAGATCATCCACTATCTTCTGGGTGGACATGAGGGTGTCACGCAGGGTTTCGTCACGCTGACGGTACTCCTTCAGGGATACTTCCAATCGCTTGATCTTCTTGCGCATTTCCTTCTGAGTATCAATGGCATCCCCCATGACTTCGGCCAATTCCAAAAGGAACTGATCCACCTCCATGCGGGAATAGCCGAACATGCTCCGCGAAAACTGCTTGTTGAGCAAATCGATTTTGGAAACCGTCATGACAGTCCTCCTGGTCGTTGACTACATTGGTATGCCGCTGCCTATGGAATAGGCCAACCGCATAAGATTGCCCACAACGACGATCTGGCACACCTTGATGGCCAGAATGACGACGAGGGGCGAAAGGTCGATACCACCTACAACGGCAAAGGGAATCCATCTTCGAATCTTGTAAAAGACAGGCTCCGTAACACCGCGCAGGAAACGCACAATGGGATTGTACGGATCCGGGTTCACCCAAGAAAGAAGAGCGGATATTATGACGATCCAGAAATAGGCGGTGAGAACAATATCAAGAACAGTTGCGATAGCTCGGACAATCAAGTCCATGAGGCCTCCATGTGGCGTGGCACACAATGCACGCCATTAATATCAATGATGGTAATTTCGCACACAGAATAGCAAGAATCAAGTCCTAATACGTGAGAGAGTTTCCTTTATAACAACGCTGCATAGCGGCCCTGATGTCCCAAAAGTTCTCTATGTGAACCTCGGCGGACAATCTCGAATCCCTATACGCCCAGAAACGGACTCCTGCCGCCTGTGCCGCCTTCTGGTCGACAATGGAGTCGCCGATATAGGCCACTTCATGCGGCCGAACGCCGTGCTCATGCATAATCCTGTACAATCCCTCCGGATGCGGCTTGGGAAGACTGACCTTGCAGGAGGTGATGACCGGATGAAAAAAGCCCTCCAAATCCATCATCTCCAGAATCATGTCCATGGATTGGCCTCGGCTGGTGTTGACGGCCAGACCGAACCCCATGCCGCGAAGCCAGCACAAAAACTCGCGTATACCGATTGATCGCTTGAGGTATTGCTGCAGGGAAGCGGAATCGAACCCTCCGATAATCTCGAACGCCCGATCAACCTGATCGGCCGAAACGATATGTCGGACGGCCTCGTTATGCGTCCGTGTATGCACGAACACCTTCTCCGCATCCGTCATGGGCGGTAGGCCAAGCTGCTCCTTGATCGCCCCATAGTAACGCATGTTGGCCTCGTAGGAATCGATGAGCACCCCGTCGTTGTCAAAGACAATGGTCTTAAGACCCTCCAACAGGCGGGGGTTCATTATCGGGTTGGCAAGCGCCATGAATATCTCCTGATGCTATTTGAGGATTGCAACGGTCAATTCCCTGAGGGCCATGGGCATATTCTTCGGCTCACTGCGACGGCAGCCGAATTTCCATGCAGGCAGCGTGGCGATAAAACACCCTTCCTCATCTTCCTTGAACTCGATGCCGTATTCCTCCCACACCCCGAAAATCTCGGGATCGGCACAGACCAGCACCGTGTCCTCCGGGACAAAGGCGGGCAACGCCTCGATGACCCGCTGCCAGGGCAGAGGGATCTCCTGACCGTCCGAAGCTCCACCGGTATGACTCATGGCGTTTCCAAGAGAAGTCACCCGCTCATTGAGGCGATCGTCCTCGTCCACACCCAAAGACTGATCCATGGAGTCCCAACCGTTTCTGATACCCTGCTCCAAGCCCACCAGTTCCATGATGCGCTCCTCGAAAAACCAGGCCAGGAGCAGAACGAACTGCGCCTTGGAGCGCGCCTCACGTTCCTCACGGTCATCCTTAGTCCCTTGCCCGTCGTCAAATTGGCGGGTCAACTGGGCCTGGATGGACATGGAAGAACCTTCGTAGAAATCATCGGCAGTGTATGCCCCGAAATAGGCCATTTCGGCAGGGTCCTTGAACTGCTCACCGAAATTGATGCAGTCGTTGAGCAGTGAACGGGAGGTTTTGGGGTCCAAAGGCAGCCCTTCTGGCCGAAAAGCGTTGTCACCCGGCTCATCCAACAGGCCCGGATCGAAAAAAGTAAGCCCTTCCAGCTCGTCGCCCGACCACAATTCGGGATGCATGTAAGGGAAAGACAGCAGCATATATTTTCTCCTTAGCTTCTATTCTTCGTCAGTTTCGGCAAGATAATGACGGCACCTGCCTTCACATTTCGGCAGTGCCACGATGCAGACGCCGTGCAAATGATTGAGGCAGGCCGGAGCCTGGGCCCCATGATCATAGAGATACCGCTGACAGTGAAAGACGTCACGGGCCATCCGTTGGAACTGACGGGCCCAGATATCCGGGACGGCACTCTCCTCGACGCCGAAACAGTCGGCCCGGCTCAAAAAATCATCATAGGCCGATTCCCACCGGGCAGTCACCTGGCAGCGCCAGGACTGGGTATACCCGGGGTTGAGCTGCTCTTCGTAAAGGCAGCGGCCATTGAGACAATACCGGCAACCGTCGCCGGGCAATCGAGTGATTCTGCCCATTCCAGCCCTTGATGCAATTTGTGCGAGAAGCCCGACACAGGCAGCACATTGATTTTAAATACTCAATTGGGATGGTGTAAGGCCCGGCCACCCAATTGTAAAGGGTCAAACCCTGCTTTTCCGGACTGGGGCCAATTCAAGGAAATGAGTCACTGTCCTTGACTGGGCAATGGGGCAGGTGTATAGCCTCGGACATCGTACTATCATAAGACATTCACCCAATTGGAGGCTATATATGATCGGCGGATTCGGAGTATGGGAACTCTTGATTATTCTCGTTATCGTCCTGGTCATCTTCGGTGCCAAGAAATTGCCTGAAATCGGCGGCGGCATCGGCAAAGCGATCAGCAACTTCAAAAGGGCAAGCAGCGAACCCGACGAGATCGACGTCACGCCGAAAGCTGAGAAATCCGAAGAAGACAAGAAGGACAGCTAGAATCGTCCTGAATTCAATACAGTTTGAAGCCCGGTTGCACAGCAGCCGGGCTTTTTCATTGCCTGCCCTCTTCTCAAGGCAGATGGTGCGGTGAACGCGAACGCCTGCCGGAATGGATGAACAACGATCAAACGGGATTGAAATTCCCGCCAAGGGCATTAGAACCGCGTCAAAAAAATCCCGGCAGTGATCAGGGAACAGTCCACATGGGGCCGCCAGACAGCCCGCCCAGACGTTACTTGGCACCGCCCTCGGTCAGGTGGAAACTCAATCCGCGCTGAGGAAGAAAGGAATTGAGCAGCGTATTCAACCTGTCCTGGTTCAGTATTACCAAGCTCCAGGTCGCACCGACGCCGGTGGACTGCATATCCAAATCCACAAGCTCTGCATTCTGAACGGCGGCATCCCATTTCTTGAGTATGCGATCAAATTCCATGACGCCATCCGGCGAAAACCAACCGGAAACGACCAACGACTGTCCAGTGCTTCTGGCGACCGCAGACTGGGGCCGATTGAAAAATCTGGGCCAAAGTGTGAACCAGGCTGCGGCCATGTCCGCATTGATGCTGATCCACTCCTGGTCATCATAGGCCAGCCGCCCTTTATACGTCCCCTTCTCGGCGCCGTACTCCAACGCAAAGGAGGGAAACGCTCCCTCGACGATTTCAAGGCCGGTCAACGACACCAATTTCCGCACGGCGAGAATTTCCTCTCCGGAAAGGCCTTCCGGCCAACTCACCGACGCAGTCTGCACCGCCTGAGCCGTGGCAAAGAGTCCCATGCCCTTGAGGTCGTCACGCAAGGTCTTTCTATCCACCCGCACATCGAGAACAAGGCTCAACCCACTATCAAAGATCTGTGAAGAAATAATCTTGTATCCTTGGATATAGGGCTTGGCATGACCGACAAAATATTCCTTGAGCAGGGCGGCACGTTCCTCACCAAGCCCATTGGACAGCATGACCTGCGCCTCTTCAAGCACGGCCTGGGCAAAACCTTCGTCCATGGCCTGACTGCGCAACTGCATGGGAGACATTCCCTCTTCCAACGCCTTGAACACCTGCACCTGACCGGCGAACGACTGACCGGAAAAACACAAAACGCTGCAAGCCAAAAACAATAACAACAGAAAATTACGCATCATTATTCTCTTCCATCCTTTCAGGGCTGGTGGTCGGCGTGGTATCAGGCAGCATCTCCGGGGCATCCACGATGATGACGACCTTGCAACCGTTTGCAATGGAGTCGGATTTGGCAACGGCCCGCATCAGTCGGGCGTCGGATGCGGAAATAATCATGTCGGTTCTCCAGGAACCATAGGCGCTCAAGGCTTTTACCAGGAGTGGCCGGACTCCCACCCTTTCCTTCAGGATGTTGGAATTATCGGTGACGGAATACGCCACCACGCCCTTGTCCACGGCGCTCGTGCGACTTACAAGAAAGGGACCGTATGCGCCGAATCCATCCTGGCCGAAGATGACCGGAGCCAATGCAGGGGTGATCTTCAGCCCCCGTGCATCCACCACGACTCCGGTGTAGCCGCGTGTGCCGCTGCCGACCTCTTCCGGGGCGTTGTCGGCCATGGGCATGCCTTGCGCCATGGCAGTTGACAATCTCGGCGGGATACCGCTCTGAAACTGGAGGGTTGTAGGCAGTACCAGTTCAGCCAGCGGCCCCCTGAAACGCTCGGAGACCCGAACTGTTCCACCTTCGTCGAAAAGAGTCGGCCCCTGGAACAGAGAATTCTGGATAAGCCCCCGCACTTGGGCAGAAAGATCGCTGTCGCCGGACAGATAAGCGCTGACAGTCTGTTTGCCGTCGATACGCACGGACAGCACCATATCAAGCATCTGCTTGCGGGCCTGCGAAACCACTTTGCGCACGGCCAACGACGACAGAGCCTGATCCGCACCGCCCGCGTTCCCGGCCACGTCCTGGGACACGGTTATTTCACCGTTGCCCCAGGTGATGATACCGGTCGAACCGAAAGACTGCACCAGCCCTTCAAACGCCAGGGCATGTGGAGCGAAAAGCATGAATGACAATATGATGGGAACAATTAATCGAAATAACATCTGTATGGTATCCTGAAGTGTTCAAGGCCACGCACGGCCAAAGCGCTCAAAACTTCACCGCATGTATCTTGCTTGCTGGTTTTCCGCAAGCCGCTTGCCGCAGTGTAACGCCGATGCTACACTTTGAAAATACGGCAAACCAATCTCCGGGAGCAACACATGCTTATTCACTTGATGCAGCACGGTGCCTGCCTATCCAAAGAACTCAATCAGAATCAACCATTGAGCCCTGTTGGACGGGAGCAGGTGGAAAAAACCGCCAGGGCGGCACATATCCTCGGGCTGCGCTTTGAACTGGTAATTGCCAGCCCCAAGTTACGCTCCCTGCAAACAGCAGAAATCATGGCCGAAACCACAGGATATCCAGCCAAACACATCATGGTGACAGACGGGGCCAAAGCCCTTTCTCCCGCTTCAGAACTGCTTAATTACATTGGTGAATACAACGGTCTGGAATCCATACTCATCGCAGGGCACCTGCCCTCGCTGAACTCTGTAGCCTCGGCAATCCTCATGCCTGGAAAAACGCTGAACATTACCATTGAAAACGGTGGACTCATGCAACTGGACTTCACGCCGGACAAAGGAAGCGGCACCCTGAACTGGTGCCTGACACCGGCACAACTGGGCGTCATCGCAGGCAGTTAATCAACTCCGTTCGGCCAGCCACGCCTCAACCAGATCGGCAATGGCCTGGTTTTCTCCAGGAGAAAACCAGTGAATGTCGGTTTCCTTGTTGAACCAGGTGATCTGCCGTTTGGCATAGGCCCTGGTATTCCTGACCCATTGTTCACGGGCCTGATCAAGGGTCGTTTCTTCCCGCAAAAATGCCAGCAGCTCGGCACAGCCGATACCTGTCCAGCCCGGCGCATCCGGGTCCGGGCATCGCTTGAATGCGGCCCGGGCTTCGTCCACGGCCCCCTGCTCGACCATGAGGCCTATGCGTCTTGCCAGATGTGGCTCCAGGTCATTGAGAGGTATCCTCATGCCGATCTTGAGCGGCTCAAAGGGAGCAGGGGTGTGTTCGCTTTGGGTATGCCACCAGGTCATGTTCCTGCCGGTAGCCAGAAAGACCTCTGCGGCTCGGGCATTGCGCTGGGTATCGTTGGGATGAATCCTGGCTGCATATTCAGGGTCGTTGTTCACCAGTTCCCCATGCAGCGCCTGCGGCCCTTCAGAGCGGACCCTTGCAAGCACCTGCTCCCGGACCTCGGCCGAAATCTCCGGTATGGGTGCGATACCTGACAACAGCGACCTGAGGTACAGACCGGTGCCCCCCACCAGAACGGGCAGCCGACCCTGGGCGCGGACTTCCCTGATTTTATCCTCGGCCAGCTCCTTGAGCCGAGCCGCGGTCATTTTCTCTTCAGTGGAAAGAAACCCATAGAGATGGTGGGGACAAGCCGCTTTCTCGTCCTCATCCGGCTGGGCCGTAATGATCGGAAAATCGCGATATACCTGACGCGAATCAAAATTGATGACACTGGCCGGCAGACGTTCTGAAATGGCAATGGCGGCTGCTGTTTTGCCGGTGCCGGTGGGCCCCAGCAAACAAATTATGGGCGGTTTTCCGCTCATTTATGCTTTTCCCTCTTGTTGCCGGACTCGGGATTGTAACCGTATTTAACCGCCAGAGCATTGACCACCGGACCGGGAACCAGGCCGCGAACATCGCCGCCATATTGGGCCACTTCCTTGACGATGGTGGAACTCAGATACATCCACTTGAAATCGGTCATCATGAACACGGTCTCGATGCTCCGCTCCAACTTGCGATTCATCAACGCCATTTGGAATTCGTATTCGAAATCCGACACCGCGCGCAGCCCTCGCATGATGGAGCCCGCGTTGCGACTTTGCACATAATCGATCAGCAAACAATCAAACGGCTCAACAGTCACGCGAGGCTCATCCCGAAAAACTTCCTTGGCCAAGGAGACACGTTCTTCAATGGAAAAAAGGGTTTTCTTGGGGGTACTCTCGGCAATGGCAAGGATGATATTGTCAAAAACACTGAGACCGCGCCGCGTCAGACCCACATGGCCCATGGTCAGAGGATCGAAAGTGCCGGGGTACACGGCCAGCCTGGGATTCAATTTCGCCATAACAATATCCTGGTTTGACCGTATTCCCGGTCAGTTAACAATTCCATTTCTGCAATGCGTCCCGTATCCGGTGCCGTGATCGCGGTCTCGACTTCGGCCAGAATCAGCCCGCCGGGAGCAATCCACCCGTTTTCGAGAGCCTTCTCCAGAGCCGGGACAAGCAAATCCCTGCCGTAGGGGGGATCTATGAACACAAGGTCAAAGGCAGTATCCGGCCGTTTGGACAATACACCAAAAAGATCCTTGCTGACCACCATGGTGCGGTGTTTTTCCACATTCAGATCAGCCAGGTTCTTGCGAATCAGGCCAGCGGCCTTGGAACTCTTTTCGACAAACCAGGCAACTGCCGCCCCACGGCTCAGGCATTCAATGCCCAAGCTGCCGGAACCGGCAAACATGTCGATGACCCGGACCTGTGAAAAGTCTACTCCCCTGGCCATGAGCATGGAAAATATCGATTCGCGCACCTTCATGGTGGCGGGCCGGTACCCCGGCCCCTCACACGTCATGATTCTGCGTCCTTTATACTGTCCACCGACTATCCGCATGGCTACATCTCGGAGACGAGCTCCACGATGTCTCTATTGATATCAAGCAGTTTATCGCGCAGCTCGGCCTGATCCACCCAGGGGCGGCTCTCCACATCCTTGATGCGGTTACGCAGTTCCGTATAGAGACGCTCGGAATCTGCCAGCAGGAACTGCCAATCCACCCGAGGACGGGCGACAGCCATGTCCACCACCGGTTGCAGGGCCGCGCCCGGCTCCAACTCCAGCTCTTCCATGTACTCCGGGATATGCACTTCAAACCCGTATTTTTCGGTAATAAGCGCACCGAATTCCTGCTGCACCTCTGCTTCGCCGTGCACCAGAATGACCTTGGTGGGTTTGCCCTGCATGGTACCGAGCCAGTCCATGAGTTCATCCTGTCCGGCATGACCGGAGAATCCGTTGATGATGAAGACCTTGGCGTTGACGGTCACTTCCTCACCGAACAACCTGATTTTCTTGGCCCCGTTCACGATCTTGCGCCCAGGCGTACCCACTCCCTGCCAACCGACGAAAACCACGCTGGCCCCCGGTTTCCAGAGGTTGTGACGCAGGTGATGCTTGATACGCCCCGCGTTGGCCATGCCGCTGGCCGAGATCACGACCGCCGGCCCGCTGGACTCGTTGATGGCCTGGGACTGTTCCCGGCTCTCGGTGAAATGCAGGTTGGGCAGATCAAGAGGGTTCTCGCCGTTTTTAATGAGCGTCTGTGTTTGCTTGTCGAAAAACTCAGGATGCTTGCGGAATATTTCCGTAGCCCGGATGGCCAACGGGCTGTCCAGGTAAACGGGCATGTCCGCAGGCAGCCGTCCCTGCTTCCTGAGAAGAAAGAGGCTGTAGATGATCTGCTGCGACCGTTCCACGGCAAAGGCAGGGATAACAACCTTTTCCCTGTTCTTGTAGCTGTAGTCGATGGCCTCGGCCAACTGGTCCAGGCTGCCGGCTTCGTCCAGATGATTGCGATTGCCATAGGTGGATTCCAAAAAGAGATAGTCGGCGTAATCCACATCGCTCGGGTCTTTGACCAGAAGCTGTTCGGGTCGGCCCAGATCACCGGAAAAGACCGCAGTTGTGCGTTTGCCGTCCTCCTCGTACTCGATCTCGATGAAAGCGGAGCCGAGGATGTGTCCGGCGTCCATATAGGTCACCTTGATGCCCGGTGCCGGTTCAAAGGTCTTGGAATACTCGATAGTGGCCAGCAACGGAATGGTGTTCTCCGCATCGACGATGGAATACAGAGGGCTGAGCATCTGGCCGCCGACACGGCGTTGCTTGCGGTTGCTCCACTCCG
Encoded proteins:
- a CDS encoding DUF465 domain-containing protein, with amino-acid sequence MEAKDLELIEKYGAEDTQIKALWEQHITYEKMLDKLESKTYLSPTEIQEVKELKKKKLAGKTTLLGLLKAYRESEA
- a CDS encoding DUF167 domain-containing protein — its product is MSRPVFVSRDEEGWCLDVWAQPGAKKNEIAGEYQECLKIRLNAPAVDNKANKGLVKFLAELLKLKKNQVVIVSGYTNRRKRLILNTAVEPDWKSLLSGG
- a CDS encoding DivIVA domain-containing protein; this encodes MTVSKIDLLNKQFSRSMFGYSRMEVDQFLLELAEVMGDAIDTQKEMRKKIKRLEVSLKEYRQRDETLRDTLMSTQKIVDDLKVAASKEAQLILDEARTRADATVQKGHSRLAQMHEEIESLKRTRTQFEIQLKGLLNSHLEMLEMSNPERDKIEEIESKLKYLKKAE
- a CDS encoding YggT family protein encodes the protein MDLIVRAIATVLDIVLTAYFWIVIISALLSWVNPDPYNPIVRFLRGVTEPVFYKIRRWIPFAVVGGIDLSPLVVILAIKVCQIVVVGNLMRLAYSIGSGIPM
- a CDS encoding HAD hydrolase-like protein: MALANPIMNPRLLEGLKTIVFDNDGVLIDSYEANMRYYGAIKEQLGLPPMTDAEKVFVHTRTHNEAVRHIVSADQVDRAFEIIGGFDSASLQQYLKRSIGIREFLCWLRGMGFGLAVNTSRGQSMDMILEMMDLEGFFHPVITSCKVSLPKPHPEGLYRIMHEHGVRPHEVAYIGDSIVDQKAAQAAGVRFWAYRDSRLSAEVHIENFWDIRAAMQRCYKGNSLTY
- a CDS encoding twin-arginine translocase TatA/TatE family subunit, translating into MIGGFGVWELLIILVIVLVIFGAKKLPEIGGGIGKAISNFKRASSEPDEIDVTPKAEKSEEDKKDS
- a CDS encoding histidine phosphatase family protein produces the protein MLIHLMQHGACLSKELNQNQPLSPVGREQVEKTARAAHILGLRFELVIASPKLRSLQTAEIMAETTGYPAKHIMVTDGAKALSPASELLNYIGEYNGLESILIAGHLPSLNSVASAILMPGKTLNITIENGGLMQLDFTPDKGSGTLNWCLTPAQLGVIAGS
- the miaA gene encoding tRNA (adenosine(37)-N6)-dimethylallyltransferase MiaA, whose product is MSGKPPIICLLGPTGTGKTAAAIAISERLPASVINFDSRQVYRDFPIITAQPDEDEKAACPHHLYGFLSTEEKMTAARLKELAEDKIREVRAQGRLPVLVGGTGLYLRSLLSGIAPIPEISAEVREQVLARVRSEGPQALHGELVNNDPEYAARIHPNDTQRNARAAEVFLATGRNMTWWHTQSEHTPAPFEPLKIGMRIPLNDLEPHLARRIGLMVEQGAVDEARAAFKRCPDPDAPGWTGIGCAELLAFLREETTLDQAREQWVRNTRAYAKRQITWFNKETDIHWFSPGENQAIADLVEAWLAERS
- the coaD gene encoding pantetheine-phosphate adenylyltransferase: MAKLNPRLAVYPGTFDPLTMGHVGLTRRGLSVFDNIILAIAESTPKKTLFSIEERVSLAKEVFRDEPRVTVEPFDCLLIDYVQSRNAGSIMRGLRAVSDFEYEFQMALMNRKLERSIETVFMMTDFKWMYLSSTIVKEVAQYGGDVRGLVPGPVVNALAVKYGYNPESGNKREKHK
- the rsmD gene encoding 16S rRNA (guanine(966)-N(2))-methyltransferase RsmD gives rise to the protein MRIVGGQYKGRRIMTCEGPGYRPATMKVRESIFSMLMARGVDFSQVRVIDMFAGSGSLGIECLSRGAAVAWFVEKSSKAAGLIRKNLADLNVEKHRTMVVSKDLFGVLSKRPDTAFDLVFIDPPYGRDLLVPALEKALENGWIAPGGLILAEVETAITAPDTGRIAEMELLTDREYGQTRILLWRN
- a CDS encoding MBL fold metallo-hydrolase, with the translated sequence MKVTFMGAARTVSGSCYILECGGKRFALDCGLHQGNREIEKRNRNIDQYDPKHIDFILITHAHIDHTGLLPALVAKGYRNPIYCTAPTRDLMEIMLLDSAHIQEMEAEWSNRKQRRVGGQMLSPLYSIVDAENTIPLLATIEYSKTFEPAPGIKVTYMDAGHILGSAFIEIEYEEDGKRTTAVFSGDLGRPEQLLVKDPSDVDYADYLFLESTYGNRNHLDEAGSLDQLAEAIDYSYKNREKVVIPAFAVERSQQIIYSLFLLRKQGRLPADMPVYLDSPLAIRATEIFRKHPEFFDKQTQTLIKNGENPLDLPNLHFTESREQSQAINESSGPAVVISASGMANAGRIKHHLRHNLWKPGASVVFVGWQGVGTPGRKIVNGAKKIRLFGEEVTVNAKVFIINGFSGHAGQDELMDWLGTMQGKPTKVILVHGEAEVQQEFGALITEKYGFEVHIPEYMEELELEPGAALQPVVDMAVARPRVDWQFLLADSERLYTELRNRIKDVESRPWVDQAELRDKLLDINRDIVELVSEM